One Thioclava sp. ES.031 genomic window, GCTCCATCGCGAAGATATGCTGATAGGGATCGCGCCCCTCGACGCCCGCCGCATAGCCGTAGCCGTGGATCATCACCACGACCGGTGCGCCTTCCGGCAGCGCGCGCGCCTGAGCGATGACATCGGCGGGCAGCTCGGAGCTGGCATGGACTTTGAGAAGCGGCATTGAGGCCTCGGAGGAGGAGCGCAGGCGCGGGTTGAAGTTTTAATCCGAACGCGGCTTTTCGTCGGAAAGTTCCCATGCCCTCGCGTGAGCCTGCGGCGGCGGGCGCTTTCGTTTCGTGCGAATGGGACATCACCGCTATGCGTTGACCCTACGCCGCCTGCGCGCTATCGCAGCCCAAAGCCGCGACAGACCGCCGCAGGAGGCCCCGATGACCGAGCGCAAGACCCGCACCAAACTCGTCCATGACGGCATTCGCCGCAGCCAATATGGCGAGCTGGCCGAGGCGATGTTCCTGACGCAGGGCTTTGCCTATCCGTCGGCCGAAGCCGCCGAGGCGCGGTTCCTCAACGCCTCCGACGACGAGTTCATCTATGCGCGCTACGGCAACCCCACCACGCGCATGTTCGAAGACCGGATGGCCTCGATCGAAGGCACCGAAGACGCTTTCGCCTGCGCCTCCGGCATGGCCGCGATCAACGGCGCGTTGACCTGCCTCGTGAAGGCGGGCGATCACATCGTGGCCGCGCGCCAGATGTTCGGCTCCTGCCTGCATGTGCTGAAAGTGCTGCAGGGCTTCGGCGTGGATGTGACGCTGGTCGACGGCACCGATCTCGACGCGTGGCGCGCCGCGATGCGCCCCGAGACGAAGGTCTGCTTCTTCGAGAGCGTATCGAATCCGGGCCTCGAAGTGATGGATGTCGAAGGCATCGTGAAAATCGCCCATGAGGGCGGCGCGACGGTGGTGGTGGACAACGTCTTCGCCTCGCCGGTTTTCTCGCGTGCAGTGGAACTTGGCGCAGATGTGATCGTCTATTCCGCGACCAAGCATATCGATGGCGGCGGGCGCGTGCTCGGCGGTGTCGTGCTGGGCTCGAAAGAGTATATCCGCGGCCCGCTGGAAACTTACGTGAAGCACACCGGCGGCGCGATGAGCCCGTTCCATGCCTGGGTTCTGCTGAGCGGGTTGCAGACGCTCGATCTGCGGGTGCGCGCGCAGGCGGCGAACGCGGCTGCCGTGGCCAGCGCCGTTGCGGGCCATGAGAAACTCGCCCGCACCGTCTATCCCGGCCTGATGGATCATCCCCAACATGCATTGGCGATGGAGCAGATGGGCTCGGGCGGCACGATGCTCGCGCTCGACCTGAAAGGCGGCAAGGAGGCGGCGTTCCGCTTCCTCAACGCGCTGCAGATCGTGTCGATCTCGAACAACCTCGGCGATGCGAAATCCATCGCTACCCATCCGGCGACGACGACCCACAAGAATCTGTCGGAAGAGGAGCGGGCGGCGATCGCGATTACCCCCGGTCTGATCCGCATTTCGATGGGGATCGAGGACGGGGGCGATCTGATCGCCGACATCAAGGGGGCGCTCGACGCGGCCTGAACGGGGTGAACCGATTGCCGCGAACCGGCGTATTGTCTTGGACATCGCCCTCGAAAACCCCATATCTGGCGGGACCGGGCGCACCGGAGGACAGGATATGAACGTGCAAGGCAGGATCGACACCCCCGACAATAACGACGCCCGCGCCGCGCTCGAAGTGCTGCGCGCATGGGCGGCAAAGGCCGACCCGGTCGAGGTCGCACAGCTCGACCCGGCGATCGCGCGGCTGCTGCCGGGCCACGCGGTCTCGAACTACCCCGATCTGAGCCGCGACTATGACGCGGATTTCGAGGCGGACGAGACCTACAAGGCGACGATGCCCGACCTGCAGAACGGCCCGTCCTCGCTGATCGTGGGCGC contains:
- the metZ gene encoding O-succinylhomoserine sulfhydrylase, coding for MTERKTRTKLVHDGIRRSQYGELAEAMFLTQGFAYPSAEAAEARFLNASDDEFIYARYGNPTTRMFEDRMASIEGTEDAFACASGMAAINGALTCLVKAGDHIVAARQMFGSCLHVLKVLQGFGVDVTLVDGTDLDAWRAAMRPETKVCFFESVSNPGLEVMDVEGIVKIAHEGGATVVVDNVFASPVFSRAVELGADVIVYSATKHIDGGGRVLGGVVLGSKEYIRGPLETYVKHTGGAMSPFHAWVLLSGLQTLDLRVRAQAANAAAVASAVAGHEKLARTVYPGLMDHPQHALAMEQMGSGGTMLALDLKGGKEAAFRFLNALQIVSISNNLGDAKSIATHPATTTHKNLSEEERAAIAITPGLIRISMGIEDGGDLIADIKGALDAA